Proteins from one bacterium genomic window:
- a CDS encoding radical SAM protein, with amino-acid sequence MPKVILVNPASVTVGYSFIAPRWLYVIAQATPVDLVGDPVLVDESLNLFDPEIVEPGDIVGIGITTGNCNPGYRVLRDAKKRGATVIVGGIHATIFPQEPMEMGADAVITGAGDVVWGKAVRDALAGQLNKLYVGGKIPGDQLLTGRWDLLDPHRYMFASVQTVAGCPENCSFCSVWVTDGRQPRQRLTDKIIEEVNTLYGMGFRYVIFADDNFNPATIGRIQRETSPSKRKELERIREERLQFFEEYSKAVPRDIYGFTQMTAEVVSDPEYLRGMYDKMRVRAALIGVESFSAEGLEAANKQWNPVGEKMVETIRTIQQNGIFVLSSIICGLETDTVETIATMREFAKASGSLLAQFTLYSPFPGTVDFFEMMQDYKNGLQNSSVPPKHKNKILYDRYWTDPKKPAVLIQHQNIDSTTLVKEIRKSWASFYSLKEIRKRAAATKWPVMGKIWYTLACLGFKALYAGSGFSADSVKTRKMKFLPSLALKSAVYFHNSFFRKQTT; translated from the coding sequence ATGCCAAAAGTAATTCTTGTAAATCCGGCGAGTGTAACTGTCGGATATAGTTTTATCGCTCCCCGGTGGCTCTATGTCATTGCTCAAGCTACGCCCGTCGACCTCGTCGGTGATCCGGTGCTTGTGGACGAATCGTTGAACCTGTTTGACCCGGAAATCGTGGAGCCGGGGGACATCGTTGGAATCGGAATCACCACCGGTAACTGCAATCCAGGTTATCGAGTGCTCCGGGATGCAAAGAAACGAGGTGCAACCGTAATCGTTGGCGGCATACACGCGACGATTTTTCCGCAGGAGCCGATGGAGATGGGGGCGGATGCTGTCATTACCGGCGCCGGAGATGTTGTCTGGGGAAAAGCGGTTCGGGACGCATTGGCTGGACAACTGAACAAGCTGTATGTCGGAGGAAAAATTCCGGGGGATCAGCTTTTGACAGGCAGATGGGATTTGCTCGATCCTCACCGGTACATGTTTGCGTCCGTTCAGACGGTTGCCGGTTGTCCGGAGAATTGCAGCTTTTGTTCCGTATGGGTTACGGATGGCCGCCAGCCGCGTCAGCGACTCACAGACAAGATCATCGAAGAAGTAAATACTCTTTACGGAATGGGTTTCCGTTATGTGATATTTGCGGATGATAATTTTAATCCTGCTACGATCGGTAGAATTCAACGCGAGACCAGTCCGAGTAAGCGAAAGGAACTCGAAAGGATTCGCGAGGAACGCCTGCAGTTCTTTGAAGAATACAGCAAAGCTGTTCCGCGGGACATCTACGGATTCACTCAGATGACTGCAGAAGTTGTAAGCGATCCTGAATATCTCAGAGGGATGTACGATAAGATGCGAGTTCGCGCAGCGCTGATCGGCGTGGAATCCTTTTCGGCGGAGGGACTCGAGGCCGCAAATAAACAGTGGAATCCGGTCGGCGAAAAAATGGTAGAGACGATACGGACCATTCAGCAAAATGGAATTTTTGTACTGAGCTCGATTATCTGCGGTCTGGAAACGGATACCGTTGAAACCATTGCGACCATGCGGGAATTTGCGAAAGCATCCGGTAGCTTGCTTGCGCAATTTACACTCTACAGTCCCTTTCCCGGCACCGTGGATTTCTTTGAAATGATGCAGGATTACAAAAATGGATTGCAAAACTCTTCCGTTCCACCAAAACACAAGAACAAGATCCTGTACGATCGCTATTGGACAGATCCGAAAAAACCTGCCGTTCTGATTCAACACCAGAACATCGACAGCACTACGCTGGTCAAAGAGATCAGAAAGAGTTGGGCCAGCTTTTACAGCCTGAAAGAAATTCGCAAGCGCGCAGCGGCAACAAAGTGGCCTGTTATGGGGAAAATCTGGTACACGCTCGCTTGTCTGGGATTCAAAGCTCTCTATGCCGGTTCCGGTTTCTCAGCTGATTCCGTTAAGACCCGGAAAATGAAATTCCTTCCCTCCCTGGCCCTTAAGAGCGCGGTCTACTTTCATAACAGTTTCTTCCGCAAACAAACCACTTAG